The DNA segment TCTCGCCAGCAAACCGTAAGGACAAGCGACTTGTTCTGGAAGCGGCTTAAGGAAAACTGTAAGTTTGTGGGATGTTGGACGTGCGACGCATGCAGGTGCTGCGTGCGGTGGTCACCAGCGGCTCCATCAGCGCCGCGGCCAGAAACCTCGGGTACACCCCTTCCGCCATCAGCCAGCAACTATCCACATTGGAACGTGAAGCGGGGACGGTGCTGCTGGAGCGCATCGGCAGGGGAGTGAGGCCGACCGCGGCAGGCGCACTGCTTTCCGAGCACGCCGAGGCGCTCAGTGATCAGCTCGCGAAGGCGGAGTCCGCGCTCGCCGACCTGAAGAACGGGGCTGAGGGCTCGCTCGCGGTCCGCTACTTCGCCACGGCGGGGGTTTCCCTGGTTCCGCCCGCGGTCGCCGTCCTGCGCAGGGAGTTTCCCCGGCTCAAGCTGGATCTGCGGCTCGTGGAACCGGAGGATCCGCTTCCCGAGGTCGAATCGGGTGACGCCGACGTCGCGATCGTGGTCTTTCCCAGGACGAGCCCGCCGGCGAAGGGCATCGAACTGGTGCATTTGCTCGACGACCCCTATCGCGCGGTGCTGCCCAAGGGGCACGCGCTCGCCCGCAAACGCGTTGTCGACCTGAGTGATCTCGCCGACGAGCAGTGGATCGGTCACGACGGGCCGCAGAGCGGTCCCTGTAGTGAGATCTTGACGAGGGCCTGTGCCTCCGCCGGTTTCTCGCCGTCCTTCGTCGTGCACAGCGAGGATTACCAGACAGCGCAGGGTTTTGTCGCCGCGGGCCTCGGCATCTCGCTGATCCCCGAGTTGGGGCTCGGCTCGCCACATCCGGGAGTCGCCGTCCGCAAGGTAAGGCATCCGGCTCCGGTACGCGTCATCCACGCGGCGGTCGCCGCGCGCGCGAGGGACAACCCGGCCATGCGGACCCTGCTCGGCGCGCTCAAACCGGAAAACGGCTAGACGACAACGGCGACGCCGACGGCGACCACCACGAGGGCGGCCAGCACGACCAGCGCCCACCGCAGGGTTTTCGGTCGCGCCATCCGGCTCGCGGTACCCGGGGCCTGCGCGGCCCGAGGTTGCACCCTCGGCGGTCGAGGCATCACCGGGACCGTGGGCATCGCGGGGGCCGTCGGTGGCACGAAACCGGCCTGCTGCCCACGAGTGATGGCCTTCAGCGCGATGATCGTGTCGTTCATCGTCGGCCGCAGTTCGGGATCGGCGCGCAAAAGTTTCAGCACCGCCCCGGTCAGTGTGCCGGAACGATTGGGCACCGAGGGAGGGCCTGTTCCGTCGCTGCCGAAGGGCGGTGTTCCCTCCACCGCGGTGAACAGCGTGGCGCCAAGCGAGAACGCGTCGCTGGCAGGGCTGGCGGGCTCGCCGGCGGCCACCTCGGGGGCTTGAAAGGCGGGATCCGGTGTCGCGTCGGATATCCCGATGTCGGTGATCTTGACACCGCCGTCGTCGGCGAGCAGGACGTTGCGTGGCTCGACAACCCGGTGCGAAACCCCGATCTCGTGCGCGGCCGCGAGCGCCGAACCGAGCTGGACGCCCAGATAGGCGGCCTGCTCCGGCGTGAGCTGACCGTGCTCGCTGAGGAAGTCCGCCATGTTGCGCGAAGGCACGTACTCCATGACGAGCCACACGTCGTCGTTACCGCCGTCGTGGAAGACGTCGTATACGGCGATCGCGTTGGCGTGCACGACCCGCATCGCCTGCTGACCCTCGCGCAGCGTTGCCTCGCGCGCTTGATCCGCCCCGCCGGGGCCTGCCTGGACGAGTAGTCGTTTGGCGGCGACGGTTCTGTGCAGCATCGTGTCGAAGGCGAGCCAGACGATGCCTGCCCGCCCGCGACCGATTGGCTGGTCCAGCCGGTACCGCTCACCGACGAGAGCGCCTTCTGTGTCGTTCACGCAGCCCCTTGTACCCCAATGCCGGTCAAACGAGTATCAACCCAGCCTCAGGTTACTGACTGGCCGAAGTCTCGCTGGGTGGCTCCGACGGCTCGGTCGTCGGCTGAGGCGGATCGTCCGTCGTCGGTTCCGGTTCCGGTTCGGTCGTCGGCACCTCGTCCGACGTCGGAGGCGGCGCCTCGGTCGATGGCTCGACGGGCGGGGGCTGGACCGGCGGCTCGTAGGTCGAGGATTCGACCACCTCGCTCGTCGGCTCCGGCTCCGTGGTCACCTGCGACGAGCTGGTTGTCGTCGTCGGCAGGTTCTGTGTGGTCGCCGCCGGCCGCTGCGGATCCTGCTCGGCGTCGCCGCCGCCGGAGCCGCCGAACACCCAGATCGCGAACGCCGCCATGCCGATGACGACGATGCTGCCCACGATGGCCGGGATCTTCCAGTTGCTCTTGGCCTCCGGCTCGTCGGCAGGCGGCTCGTCGTAGGCGGCGGCGCCGTACGCGTCGCGACCGCCCCTGTTGTCGTAGCCGCCTCTGTCGTCGTAACCGTCGTAGTTGTCGTAACCGTCGTCGGCAGGAACGGCGCGGGTGGCTTCGAACCCCCTCGTCGCGCCCGGCCCGGCCTGCGCGGCGTGATAGTTGTCGTAGTCCTGGTCGGGGTAGCCGTCCGCCGGTTCGTACCTGTCGTCGCGCGAAGTGCCGTAGTACCCGCCGTTCGCGCCGTCGCCAAGGGTGCCCGAGTGGCCTGCGGGCAGGTAGTCGTCACCGGCGCCCGCCGCGCCGAGTGCCGCTCCGGCCGCGGCAGCACCGAGCACCGCCGTGCCGGTGCCGCCGCCGACGGCGGGCTGCACCTGAGTGGTGCTGTCGGGGGAGCCGCCGAGCGGTGTCTCCCCCCTCGCGACCGCCGTCAGCAGTTCTTCGCATTCCTCGGACGTCGGCCGGTGCCGCGTGTCGGGGTGCAGCATGACCGCGAGCACGCTGGTCAGCGGCCCCGACTGCCGCGGAGGATTGATCTGGCCTGCCGCGACCGCGTGGAGCAGGCTCAACGTGTTTTCGCTCAGCCCGAACGGTGGCTGGCCCTCCGTCGCGGCGTACAGCGTCGAACCGAGCGAGAAGACGTCCGATTCGGGCCCGGGGTCGCCACCGATGGCCACCTCGGGTGCGAGATAGGCGGGGGTACCGGCGATCATGCCGGTCTTGGTGACGGTGACGTCGTCCTTGGCCCGGGAGATGCCGAAGTCGGTGATCTTCACGAGGCCACTGCCCGCCAGCAGGATGTTGCCCGGCTTGATGTCGCGGTGGACGATGCCCACCGCATGAGCCTCCTTGAGCGCGGCGGCGACCTGCGCGCCGATCTTCGCGACCTCGGAGGGCGGCAGCGTCTTCCGTTTCTGGAGTTCCTGCGCGAGGCTTGTCGACGCCAGGTACTCCATGATCAGGCACGGCTGGCCGTTGTCGTCGGTGACGACGTCGAAAACCGTGATGGCGTTGGGATGGTGCAGCCGGGCCGCGATCCGGCCCTCGCGCATCGTGCGCTTGCGTGCGTCCTCAGCCTCGTTGTCTTCCAGCCCTGGTTGCAGCAAGAGCTGCTTGATCGCGACCGTGCGGTGCAGTATCTCGTCCTGCGCTTCCCACACGGCCCCCATGGCTCCGGTGCCGATCCGCCTCTTGACGCGGTAGCGACCGGCAACCAGGCGACCCTCGTCGCTCACGCGACCTCCTTCGGGCTCCTTCAGTGATTGCGACGCTGGGCCTGGAAGCGCGTCGCACGTGTGGAGCTTAGGCACATACCGGTGATCCTTGGTGCCGGCTTACCGAGACCGACTCGTGACAGGTTAGGCCGCTCACTCTTCGCACACGGAGGCGGCACTGTTCGAGGCTGTCCCAGCGCCCATGTGGATGACGCCGCTCGCCCTACTTAGGTTGCACGCTCAGCAGCTTTGCTTCCTTGATTACGGTGTGCGGGCGACCATTCACGCTCAGTTGCTGAACGACGGTGAGCGGATTGCCGTCGATGGGGACGATCGTGATGACGGCGCGAACCGAACCGTCTGGTTTTTCGGTGAGCTCGTCGACCGTCACGGACGCCATCGAGCGCCACGCTTCGACGAGCTGATCGCGGTCGTCACCTGCCAGAGAGGGGGCCACCATGCTCAGCGCGCCGACGGGGTCGTGGTCGACGAGCGCGTAGAACTCGCGGACGACCCGCGTGTTGTCCTGTTCCGGTGCGGCTTCGCTCGTCGCGGGCAGCGTGTTCTCTGCGGCGACGGGTTCGATGGCGGCATCGGAGACGTCGTGGGCGCGGTGAGCCGTGTGGATCTCGCCCGCGCCGTGCGGGGTCGCGACGTCACCGGTCGCGCGACCGTCAGTGCCGGTGCCGCCGCTCACTGGTACCGCGCCACGGGTGGCCAGCGGCTTCCTGGAAAGTGCCTTCGAAGCGGGAACGGCGAAGCCAGCCAGCGCCGCGGCGCCGGTGATCTGCAAGGGAGCGTGAGCGGCGGCCTGCGAGGCGTGCTCGCCGTCGCCGGCGAGTGTCGCCGCCACGACGATCGCGGCGACCAGGAACGCCGTCGCCAGTATCAGCGCGCCGAGCTTGGCTCGCCGTGCCAGCTTGTTCTCCGGTTCGGGCGGCGGCCCGAGCTGCCTGCGGCGCGACAACGCGCTGGGCGGCGGGAGATACCTGCGCTGCTTGCCGACGACTTCGCGCGGTCGCTCGTCGTCGACAAGGGGCTCGGCCAACGCGTCGCGGAGGATGTCGTCGCTGAGGACGTCCTCCACTGTCGTCGTTGCCGGGCTGAATCCCGAATGGCGCCGGTCGTGCACTGTCGGTCCTCGTCTGTTTCGCCTCGTGGACTTGGAGTTCGGACCCCGAGCAACAGACAACCGTTTCGGGGGCTCCGCCACCACCCCCTGTCGGTGGACAGTCGTCGAAACACGACGAGCGGCCAACGGTGTCACCTGGTTAGAGCAACCTCGGACCGTTCGCCGCACTGCACGTGCAGCGGAATGTGCGAAAACAGCGTGCATCCGCAGGTGAAGCGCCTATTCGGGGGTGAGATCGAACCTCGGTTCACTGCCCGTCTTCGGCGATCTTCGACCCGTCCCCGAAGATCAGTTTGCGGGTTTCCTGAGTCTTCGATCCGTCAAGATGGGTTACCTCGACGGAATTAACCGTGTATCCCTCGTTCTGGTCGATATAGACGTGCTTGACCTCGAAGTAGGCGATGTCCGCGTACTTGCTGCGCAAGCCATCTGTGCCTTCCGCGGCCAGTTCGCCCGTCGTCATCTCGTGGGCGGTCTCCGGGTCCTCGGTGACGGTGTTGAGGTAGTCCTGTGACCGCTGCCCGATGGTGTCCGCGTCGTGGGCCGGCAACAGGTACCGCTCCTTCGACTGGGTCATCGGAGCCTGCGTGACCTGCGGTTTCTGCGGCTTCGGCTGAGCGGGCGGGCCGGAATCCCCCGGCGGTCCCGGCTCGGCGGGCGGCGCCGACCCAGTCGGTCCGGTTCCCGGCCCCGAAGGGTCCGTGCCGGACTCCGACGGGGGAAAGGTGCCTTGCCATGGCGATGTCGTGCGGAACGAGACCGTCGTGTCCTGGGCTGTCGAGTCCTCGCCCGGAGCGGGAGCTCCCCTGGTCGGGGACGAGTCGCGTGAGGTGGGTGCGCCTCCGTCGAGCGGGGCGTCGTCGGCGTAGTCCTCGTCGGGCAGCAGTGGAGCGTTGCCTCCGCGATCCGTCCAGCCCTCGATCGCCTGACGTTCCTCTGGAGGCTGGCTGACCAGCATCGTTCCGGCGACCAGCAGCGCGACGACGACCCCTCCTGATGACAACGTCGCGAACCACGCGGCCTTGCGCCAGCTCCGGGGCGGGGTGACCGACGCGGGCACGGAGCCGAGATCGAACTTGCCGAGACCGTCGGGAGGTGGCGCGACGTACACCCTCGCCTCGTCGTCGGCCGGGGTCACCGTGCACGGCGTCGTGAGTGTGACCTTCTTCCTGCGCGACGGTTTCTCGTCGCGAGGCGGCCCCGCCTGCTCACCGGGACTGCCCCGCTCGGCGGGACGGGGCAACACGGTCGGCGCGGTCAACGGCAGTTCGCCACGGGACGCCGCGAACTCGACATCCTGTGGTTTCGGTGAAGGGGCCTGCACGGGCAGGCCGGGAAGGGTGGGTGCCGTCGTGTCGAACGGATCGCTCCGAGGGA comes from the Prauserella marina genome and includes:
- a CDS encoding LysR family transcriptional regulator; translated protein: MLDVRRMQVLRAVVTSGSISAAARNLGYTPSAISQQLSTLEREAGTVLLERIGRGVRPTAAGALLSEHAEALSDQLAKAESALADLKNGAEGSLAVRYFATAGVSLVPPAVAVLRREFPRLKLDLRLVEPEDPLPEVESGDADVAIVVFPRTSPPAKGIELVHLLDDPYRAVLPKGHALARKRVVDLSDLADEQWIGHDGPQSGPCSEILTRACASAGFSPSFVVHSEDYQTAQGFVAAGLGISLIPELGLGSPHPGVAVRKVRHPAPVRVIHAAVAARARDNPAMRTLLGALKPENG
- a CDS encoding serine/threonine-protein kinase, which codes for MNDTEGALVGERYRLDQPIGRGRAGIVWLAFDTMLHRTVAAKRLLVQAGPGGADQAREATLREGQQAMRVVHANAIAVYDVFHDGGNDDVWLVMEYVPSRNMADFLSEHGQLTPEQAAYLGVQLGSALAAAHEIGVSHRVVEPRNVLLADDGGVKITDIGISDATPDPAFQAPEVAAGEPASPASDAFSLGATLFTAVEGTPPFGSDGTGPPSVPNRSGTLTGAVLKLLRADPELRPTMNDTIIALKAITRGQQAGFVPPTAPAMPTVPVMPRPPRVQPRAAQAPGTASRMARPKTLRWALVVLAALVVVAVGVAVVV
- a CDS encoding serine/threonine-protein kinase; its protein translation is MSDEGRLVAGRYRVKRRIGTGAMGAVWEAQDEILHRTVAIKQLLLQPGLEDNEAEDARKRTMREGRIAARLHHPNAITVFDVVTDDNGQPCLIMEYLASTSLAQELQKRKTLPPSEVAKIGAQVAAALKEAHAVGIVHRDIKPGNILLAGSGLVKITDFGISRAKDDVTVTKTGMIAGTPAYLAPEVAIGGDPGPESDVFSLGSTLYAATEGQPPFGLSENTLSLLHAVAAGQINPPRQSGPLTSVLAVMLHPDTRHRPTSEECEELLTAVARGETPLGGSPDSTTQVQPAVGGGTGTAVLGAAAAGAALGAAGAGDDYLPAGHSGTLGDGANGGYYGTSRDDRYEPADGYPDQDYDNYHAAQAGPGATRGFEATRAVPADDGYDNYDGYDDRGGYDNRGGRDAYGAAAYDEPPADEPEAKSNWKIPAIVGSIVVIGMAAFAIWVFGGSGGGDAEQDPQRPAATTQNLPTTTTSSSQVTTEPEPTSEVVESSTYEPPVQPPPVEPSTEAPPPTSDEVPTTEPEPEPTTDDPPQPTTEPSEPPSETSASQ